A region from the Marispirochaeta aestuarii genome encodes:
- a CDS encoding type II secretion system F family protein, whose protein sequence is MPVYRLRYAEGSGARRVKIVNADSRYDAAALIPRNGCVLLTVEELDAAAGEHGTGRISSPPAGFVLELTQTLALLYRSGLDIKEGLEIARTIYTKGKAGRTVEELAAGLERGDSFSGTAESLSFPRIYSGLIKVGEKVGSLAQVLPGLADYLRTRKELKDKFVNALLYPSVVLAAVIIGSLSLLIFVAPKMGEILAGLGQSPEQMLLITGRMSLFSVLSGTIVGGGLSAGLTVLLLRRFSGSFRLASDRALLRLPLAGRLASLGDTVNLVFALEVLSSSGVSLEDALYQAADVTENRAFSAGLRQARENILRGERPSAAFESSGVFPPRLVRWLALGERTGRVEEVFTGLKTWYQGEYETFLTRVSSLAEPLLIILTGALLFTGVVVFVLPLLSGFGELF, encoded by the coding sequence ATGCCGGTCTATCGCCTGCGTTACGCAGAGGGCTCAGGAGCCCGGCGGGTCAAAATTGTCAATGCGGATTCCCGCTATGATGCCGCGGCCTTGATTCCCCGGAACGGCTGTGTGCTCCTTACGGTGGAAGAGCTCGATGCCGCAGCAGGCGAACACGGAACAGGCAGAATATCATCCCCTCCCGCGGGCTTTGTACTGGAACTTACCCAGACCCTGGCGCTGCTCTACCGCTCGGGCCTGGATATTAAAGAGGGGCTTGAGATTGCCCGTACCATCTATACAAAGGGAAAAGCGGGCAGGACTGTGGAAGAGCTTGCCGCCGGACTTGAACGGGGAGACTCCTTTTCCGGGACTGCGGAATCCTTGAGCTTCCCCCGGATCTATTCCGGTCTCATCAAGGTTGGAGAAAAGGTCGGTTCCCTGGCCCAGGTGCTCCCGGGCCTGGCGGATTATCTGCGAACCCGTAAAGAACTCAAGGACAAGTTCGTTAACGCCCTGCTCTATCCGTCGGTGGTGCTGGCGGCAGTAATAATCGGAAGCCTTTCGCTCCTGATTTTCGTCGCCCCGAAGATGGGAGAAATCCTGGCCGGTCTCGGCCAGAGTCCTGAGCAGATGCTTCTGATCACCGGGCGCATGAGCTTATTCTCAGTTCTGTCGGGGACAATCGTCGGCGGGGGGCTTTCAGCAGGACTGACCGTACTGCTCCTTCGGAGGTTTTCCGGATCCTTCCGCCTTGCCTCGGACCGCGCTCTGCTGCGTCTGCCCCTGGCCGGCCGGCTCGCGTCTCTGGGAGACACGGTCAACTTGGTCTTTGCCCTGGAGGTACTCAGCTCCTCCGGGGTCAGTCTGGAGGATGCCCTGTATCAGGCGGCGGATGTAACGGAGAATCGGGCATTTTCTGCCGGACTCCGTCAGGCACGGGAAAACATTCTCCGGGGAGAGCGTCCTTCAGCGGCCTTTGAATCCTCCGGGGTGTTCCCTCCGCGCCTGGTTCGCTGGCTCGCCCTGGGAGAACGCACGGGACGGGTGGAGGAGGTCTTTACCGGACTCAAAACCTGGTACCAGGGAGAGTACGAAACCTTTCTTACCCGGGTCAGCAGTCTCGCCGAACCGCTCCTTATTATCCTGACCGGCGCCCTGCTGTTTAC